The Terriglobales bacterium genome window below encodes:
- a CDS encoding NAD(P)-dependent alcohol dehydrogenase, whose amino-acid sequence MKAIVCRNYGSPDVLKYEEIEKPTPGDNEVLIKVRAASVNPVDRLFRGVPHVLRIMTGLRKPKDPRVGVDVGGQVETVGRNVTQFKPGHEVFGACKGAFAEYACVSESRLAMKPNKVTFEQAASVPVAALTALQGLRDKGQIRSAQKVLINARGKVVITLEYNDKT is encoded by the coding sequence ATGAAGGCAATCGTCTGTCGAAACTACGGTTCGCCCGATGTCCTAAAGTATGAAGAGATTGAAAAGCCGACCCCTGGGGACAACGAAGTTTTGATCAAAGTCCGCGCGGCTTCCGTCAATCCAGTTGACCGGCTCTTCCGAGGCGTGCCGCATGTCCTTCGCATAATGACCGGGCTGCGCAAACCAAAGGACCCACGAGTCGGCGTGGATGTTGGCGGCCAGGTTGAAACGGTCGGCAGGAACGTAACCCAGTTCAAGCCAGGCCACGAGGTGTTCGGCGCGTGCAAAGGTGCCTTTGCCGAGTATGCGTGTGTTTCCGAGTCAAGATTGGCCATGAAGCCGAATAAGGTAACGTTTGAGCAAGCGGCTTCGGTACCTGTGGCGGCATTGACCGCATTGCAGGGCCTTCGCGACAAGGGACAGATTCGATCGGCGCAGAAGGTTTTGATCAACGCTCGGGGAAAAGTAGTAATAACTTTGGAATATAACGACAAAACCTAA